The Plasmodium berghei ANKA genome assembly, chromosome: 8 genome has a segment encoding these proteins:
- a CDS encoding stomatin-like protein: MNSLCEISWKKGALIHCNQILLCHNNISKNCTRLISQVRNFYDYNKNINILNGKKYISRKNHRIGTFYENRYNYYTSSDNKKNYKKIWSSLGFIIIPQQTAYIIERLGKYKKTLLGGIHFLLPFIDKVAYIFSLKEETITIPNQTAITKDNVTLNIDGVLYIKCDNPYNASYAIDDAIFAVTQLAQVTMRTELGKLTLDTTFLERDNLNEKIVKAINESSKNWGIKCMRYEIRDIILPVNIKNAMEKQAEAERRKRAEILQSEGERESEINIAIGKKKKSILVAEGQAFAIKAKADATAEAIDIIANKIKKLDSHNAISLLIAEQYIEAFSNICKSNNTVVIPADLNNVGSLISQSLSIYNNIKNSQKKEPHKIQKTDYSGENLLLQSDETNNNDT, from the coding sequence atgaattcaTTATGTGAAATATCATGGAAAAAGGGGGCTTTAATTCATTGCAatcaaatattattatgtcataataatataagtaAGAATTGTACAAGATTGATAAGCCAAGTCAGAAACTTTTATGATTATAATAagaatattaatatattaaatggaaaaaaatatataagccGAAAAAATCATAGAATAGGTacattttatgaaaatagatataattattatacaagtagtgataataaaaaaaattataaaaaaatatggagCAGTTTAggatttataataataccaCAACAAAcagcatatataattgaaaggttaggaaaatataaaaaaacactATTAGGAGGaattcattttcttttaccTTTTATTGATAAAGTagcttatatattttcattaaaagaAGAAACTATTACTATACCAAATCAAACAGCTATAACAAAAGATAATGTCACACTAAATATTGATggtgtattatatataaaatgtgaTAACCCTTATAACGCTTCTTATGCTATTGATGATGCAATTTTTGCTGTCACACAATTAGCACAAGTTACTATGAGAACAGAATTAGGCAAACTTACTTTAGATACAACATTTTTAGAACGagataatttaaatgaaaaaatagttaaagCTATTAATGAGTCATCAAAAAATTGGGGTATTAAATGTATGAGATATGAGATTCGTGATATTATATTGCctgttaatataaaaaatgcaatGGAAAAACAAGCAGAAGCTgaaagaagaaaaagagCTGAAATATTACAAAGTGAAGGGGAGAGAGAAAGTGAAATAAACATAGCTAttgggaaaaaaaaaaaatctatTTTAGTTGCAGAAGGACAAGCATTTGCTATAAAAGCCAAAGCAGATGCAACTGCAGAAGCTATAGATATTATtgcaaataaaattaaaaagctAGATTCACACAATGCTATTTCATTACTTATAGCTGAACAATATATTGAAgctttttcaaatatttgtaaaagCAATAACACTGTAGTTATTCCTGctgatttaaataatgttGGTAGTTTAATATCTCAGTCCTTGtctatatataacaatattaaaaattcacaaaaaaaagaaccacataaaatacaaaagaCTGATTATTCAGGcgaaaatttattattacaatcagatgaaacaaataataatgatactTAA
- a CDS encoding 26S proteasome non-ATPase regulatory subunit 9, putative: protein MEINEFNELVKQRECIENEIKENLEFLESSENKNIGMHGKLVDSEGFPRNDIDIYKIRIARNKIICLKNDYLNINKKIEEYLHEIHSSKPVIRVERDKENYSNSNDDLNDINIKPITNIEDIEFAKNNVFALVDEIVENSPSHKAGIKLNDQIFEFANIKKEGNNININNTDNIFKKISNFMKENPSKIQLKILRQGAIYHCNIFPDKTSTGLYIGCHLVPITK, encoded by the coding sequence ATGGAGATAAACGAATTCAATGAACTTGTAAAACAGCGTGAATGCATAGAAAATGAGATAAAAGAAAATCTCGAATTTTTAGAAAGTTCTGAAAATAAGAATATTGGAATGCATGGAAAATTAGTAGATTCAGAAGGGTTCCCACGTAATGATATagacatatataaaattcgAATTGccagaaataaaataatatgtcTAAAAAATGactatttaaatataaataagaaaataGAAGAGTACTTACATGAAATACATAGCTCAAAACCAGTTATAAGAGTAGAAAGggataaagaaaattattcaaatagCAACGACGatttaaatgatattaatattaagcCAATAACTAACATAGAGGATATTGAAtttgcaaaaaataatgtttttgCTTTGGTCGATGAAATTGTGGAAAATTCCCCATCTCATAAAGCGGGCATAAAACTTAATGATCAAATTTTCGAATttgcaaatataaaaaaagagggaaataatattaatataaataatacagataatatatttaaaaaaatatcgaaTTTTATGAAAGAAAACCCTTCAAAAATTCAACTCAAAATTCTAAGACAGGGAGCTATATATCATTGTAACATATTTCCTGATAAAACATCTACAGGTTTATATATTGGATGTCACTTGGTACCAATAACAAAATGA
- a CDS encoding 40S ribosomal protein S11, putative has translation MATALDVQHERAYQKQEGASFFNSKKLKKGSKSYTRYWKNVGMGFAVPKEAKEGVYVDKKCPFTGNVSIRGRILKGMVISNKMKRTIIIRRNYLHYVKKYNRFEKRHKNIPCHCSPCFDVKEGDIVTVGQCRPLSKTVRFNVLHVEKHQIFGSARKQFVLF, from the exons atgGCTACAGCATTAGATGTTCAG CACGAGAGAGCTTACCAAAAGCAAGAAGGAGCAagcttttttaattcaaaaaaattaaaaaaaggatCCAAAAGTTATACCAGATATTGGAAAAATGTAGGAATGGGATTTGCTGTTCCAAAGGAAGCCAAAGAAGGTGTTTATGTTGACAAAAAATGTCCATTCACTGGAAATGTATCAATTAGAGGAAGAATATTAAA AGGTATGGTTATATCAAACAAAATGAAGAGAACCATCATTATTAGAAGAAACTATTTACATTatgtgaaaaaatataatcgATTTGAAAAAAGACATAAAAACATTCCATGTCACTGTTCCCCATGTTTTGATGTAAAGGAAGGAGATATCGTTACAGTTGGTCAATGCAG GCCCTTATCAAAAACTGTCCGATTTAACGTATTACATGTAGAAAAACATCAAATTTTTGGAAGTGCAAGAAAacaatttgttttattttag